DNA sequence from the bacterium genome:
ACCTACGGCGCATTTGCCGCATGTCGTTCCCTCGATATGCTGCGGGTAACGGTCGCCTACTCGAATCTGAATGTAAAAATCGGCGGCGGACATAGCGGCTTGACCGTTGGGCCCGATGGTGCGACCCACCAGATTCTCGAAGACATTGCGATTATTCGCTCGCTCCCGAATATGAAAATGGTAATCCCCTGCGATTACCACGAAGCGTACAATGCGACTCTTGCGATTGCAGAGATCGATGGTCCCTGCTATATCCGGTTGGGACGTTCGCCGCAACCGATTCTCACCAGTCGTGACGATCCTTTTATCATCGGGAAAGCGACGACTCTGCGCGATGGGAACGACATTGCCATTATCGCCTGTGGCCAATTGGTGAGCGAAGCGATTCTTGCTCACGAGGAATTAGCGAAGCAAGGGATTCGTGCCCGGGTAATCAACATGCGCTCGGTGAAACCGATCGACGTGGAAGTGATCTTATCGGCGGCAAAGGAATGCGGAGCGATTGTCACGGCGGAAGAGCATCAAATCTACGGCGGCTTGGGGGCGGCAGTCGCACAGGAATGCGCATTAGGTGGCGTACCGGTGCCGATGGCGATGGTGGCGATGCAAGATCAATTCGGACGTTCCGGTTCACCGGAGGAGTTACTCACCCATTATGGTATGCGGGCAACCAACA
Encoded proteins:
- a CDS encoding transketolase family protein, with the protein product MAEMKPTRWGYGEALVDLGEKNDKIWALTGDLAESTYVHKFQAKFPERFVQVGIAEQNMCNVAAGLAVAGKIPFWTTYGAFAACRSLDMLRVTVAYSNLNVKIGGGHSGLTVGPDGATHQILEDIAIIRSLPNMKMVIPCDYHEAYNATLAIAEIDGPCYIRLGRSPQPILTSRDDPFIIGKATTLRDGNDIAIIACGQLVSEAILAHEELAKQGIRARVINMRSVKPIDVEVILSAAKECGAIVTAEEHQIYGGLGAAVAQECALGGVPVPMAMVAMQDQFGRSGSPEELLTHYGMRATNIVDKVKSLLKKS